From the genome of Thermodesulfobacteriota bacterium:
CTGAATCCTAAACCCCAAGCCTTAAACCCTGCACCCTACACCTCTTAACCCCGCAACATCACGAAGCGACCTGTTCAAGCCCTGAATTTTACAAATAACCCGGTTTTGTTTTTCCTGGAAAGTATGGTAATGTCCGGCCAGTAATCGTTTCAGCAACCAAATCGGAAAAAGGAACACGTCATGCCTGTGATCACCATCTCCCGGGGCTCGTACAGCCGGGGAAAAGAAGTCGCCGAAAAAGTCGCCGCCAGACTGGGTTTTGAATGTATATCCCGGGATATCCTCCTGGAGGCCTCTGAAGAGTTTAACATACCGGAAATCCGTCTGGTCCGGGCGCTTCACGACGCCCCGTCGGTCCTGGACCGGTTCACCCACGGCAAGGAACGATATATCAGCTATATCCGCAAAGCCCTGTTAAAACGTGTTCAGAAGGATAACGTGGTGTACCACGGCCTGGCCGGCCATTATTTTCTGCAGCATATTCCGCATGTGTTTAAAATAAGAGTGATCTCCGATATGGCCGAACGCGTGAAAGAAGAGATCAAAAGAGAAAACATCACCGGGGAAAAAGCGCTTTATATTCTTAAAAAGGACGATGATGAACGCCGGCGCTGGGGCCTTCAGCTTTATGGTATTGATACCTGGGATAGCCAGCTTTACGATCTGGTACTGCATGTCAAGACCATCACCGTGGACGACGCCGTGGACATCATCTGCCGCATGGCTCAGGCTCCGATCTTCCAGGCGACGCCGGAGTCCAGGCGGATACTGGACAACCTGCTGCTGGCGGCGGAAATAAAGGCGGCCGTGGTGGAACTCGAGCCCATGCTGAAGGTGACGGCCGAGGACGGTGTGGTTCATATCAGCGGTATCGATACCGTCAGAAAGATCAAACCCCAGGTGCTGGCGGAAATCAAGGCGGTAGCGGCGGTCCGGGAAGGTGTTCGGAAGGTGATCCTGGACGGTGATTTGACGGACAGCGAACATCATGCCGTCAATCCTTTTCATAACTTGTAAATCCGTTCGTTCCCGGGGTGTCTCCGGATTGAGAAATTTTCCCCGGGCCACCCGGGAATGATGACGGGGACAGGAGTCAGTCATGACAGCGGAATCAGCGCTTGCCCTTGACGGCCTCAGGCATTTATCCGCTCTCAAGTGGTATGTCATCCCCCTGCTGGCGATGGTTCTTTATATTTATGTCCTGGAAATCAAGAAAGCCCGGGAGACGGGCAACTGGGATGCCGTTTTCGCGGGGCTGACCCTGTTTGGCACCGATTTTCTGTTTGAAACCATCAACGGCTGGATTTTTCGCTTTTCGCGGTACTCGGCGCTCTGGACCACGCCGGGAGAGACAGCCTTAAGGACCATGGTCGGATGGAATATCGAGATCATGTTCATGTTCATGATCGCCGGCATCATTTACACCCACACCCTTTCCGGCGACAAAACAGCCAGAATTCTGGCGGTGCCGGAAAAATTCTTCTGGGTTGTCGGCTACGCGGTTTTGTGCGTTTTCGTGGAAGGTCTGCTGAACATGGGAGGGCATCTGGTCTGGTCATATAAATTCTGGAGCCTTACCCCCACGGGCGTGCTGCCGATCTTCTGCGCCTATTTCTTCCTTTTCTTAAGCCCCATGCTGGTCATCAGTCTGAAAACCATACGGACCAGAATCCTTTATTCGGGGGCGATATATGCGGCGGCTGTTGTCATGAATATCTTCGCCTTCGGCGTCATGAACTGGCAGTATTGATTTTCGGGGCTGCCCCCCGCGTTCCGGCGCACTTAACGGCGAATGGTCTTGGTATATACGCCGTCTTTCCATCCCGCCATTTTTTCCTGATAGCTGCGTGAACACCTTCCGGAGTCGTCCTGGACCGTAATCGTAATGCACAGATTGGGGTCGGCGGAAATAATATCCCAGGTGGCATTGGTAAGGGGGGTGGGCGCAATCTGGCTTTTATCGATGGTGGTATGAGACGGAATAGCGAAATAGGACGCGATCTCACCGGCAATGATGGACGCGTCCGCCTCGGCGTGACTGCAAAAGGCTTTATTGCGGTAGGAAATATAATTCGGTATGGCCATGATCGCCAGCAACCCGAGAATGGCGACAACGATCATCAGTTCGATCAGCGTAAATCCCTGCCTCCCCGTTCCTGGATAATGGTTTTCCGACATGGCCCCCTCGATTGTAACTTTCTGTTTTTTCAACTATATAAACGAATGAGCGCCTCATGTCAATAATTAATTGTCACGGGCAATGAGCGATGGGGTCTTCCTTCCGGGCCCTACCAGGCTTTGCGGGTCAGGATGTCACGAATGCGCTGCTCGCTCTTTTTTTCCACCAGAATGATCTTTTCCGCCTTGGCCCGCTTGATGCGGTCGATGATGGTGGCCAGATCCGCCGGTTTTTCAATCAGATCCATGGCGCCGAGCTTCATGGCCTGGACCCCTTTTTCCACCGTGGCATGTCCGGTCAGCAGGATGACCTGCACGTCGGGGTTCTTCTCCTTGATCCGCTTGAGGGCCTCCAGGCCGTCCATTTCCGGCATCTGGAGATCCAGCACCACCGCGTCATAGGACTCCTTGTCGATCAGGGAGATAGCGTCCCTGGCGTTGGTAACGGTAGACACGTTCATGTCCCGCGTTTTCAGCCGCTCGGAAATAAGATCCAGGAAATCTTTTTCATCATCCACAATCAGAACCTTGTCTGTCATGATACGCCTCCTTATGACGTTAGTAATTACCAGATAATTTATTATAGTGCCGGCGCTTTTTCAAGGCAACGCCGGACAGCCGGCCGGAAGGGACACGATCAACCGGCCTTCTTCTTCGATCGCCCGCAGTTTCGCACCCAGTGCATGCAGCAGCGGCGCCGTTTTTCCGTTCAGAAGCTCGTCGGCCTGGGATCCGGCCAACTCCATCAGCCCGGAAAATACGATTTCCGCGCCGGCCCCGGATCGTTTGGCGCTTACGTTTATCTTTTTTGTCGTTCCGCACGTATCCATGGACAGGTCCAGCAGAAGCCAGATCAGGGTTTCCAGAAAGAAAGGGCACGTGTTGATGGAAATCGGGTCTTCCCCTGTCGTGGAGCTGATTTCAATTCCCCGGTTGACGGCAATCCGATCCGAAACGCGCAGCATCAGTTCCAGCAGGGAGGAGATATCGACGGCGGCCTGTTTCTCATCCAGACTGTGAGCCAGGCGGTTCATGTTCTTGATGATGGTGTTGGCCCGCTGCACCTGCTTGAGAATGGTCCCGGCCAGGGAACCCAGGCGTCCGGGATCCAGGGGGACCCCTTTTTTGGCCATCAGGGTGACATCCTCCAGAAAACCGGCGCTTTCGTTGATCACCGCCAGGGCGTTCTTCAGTTCGTGAGAAATGGAGGCGGAGATTTTGGAATAAAAGGTAAGCCCCGTCTCTTCCGGAATCGGTCGGTTTCCCATGCGTGAGTCTCCTTTACCTGGACAGCGCGTCATTTATTTTGGCGATCAGGTCATCAATACTGATAGGCTTGAGCAGGTAATATTCCGCCTCGGCTACGCCGGCACGGTAATCCTCTTCGGAACCGTGTCCGGTCAGATAAATTGTCTTAACCCCCGGCAGCTGTTTTTCAATGATCTGTTTTAACTGCCGGCCTCCCATGTGCGGCATCTTGACATCCAGCACCACCAGGTCATAACGGCGCGTCTTGATCAGTTCCTCGGCTTCTCTGGCGCTGGTGGCCCAGTCGGCTTCAATGTGCCTTAAGGCCAGTCGTTCGGCCAACGTGGCCACAAAATCTTTTTCATCATCAACCAGGAGCAGTTTCATCATTGTTCTCCTTTGTTTCCGGCCGGGGTGTCAGCGGCAGTGTAATAGTAAAGGTGGTGCCCACTCCGACCCGGCTCTCCACGTCGATCGATCCGCCCAGTTCCTGCGTCAGGGAATAGGTGATGGAAAGGCCCAGCCCGGTGCCGCCGGACTGGGCCTTGGTGGAGAAAAAAGGTTCGAAAATGCGTTTGATATCCTTGTCCGGAATTCCGCAGCCGGTATCTTTCACCTGGAGGCGCAACATTTGGTCAGCGATTCGCTTTGCCGATATGTAAAGGGTGCCACCTTCTGACAGGGCGGCAAAGGAATTGTTGATCAGGTTCAGCAGAATCTGCTGCAGCTTGCCCCGGTCGGATTCAAACCGGGGTATATCCGGGGGAACGTCGACGGAAATGGTAATGTTACGGTATTCAGCCTCCTTGCCCAGAAAACCCAGTACGTCGGAGATGACCGCCTTGATGTCGACCGGCTGGACACTGGTATCCATATGGCGGGCGAAGCTGAGCAGCTGCTTGGTGATTTTGCCGCAGCGGGTCACGGAATCGTGAATCGAATCCACCAGGCCGATAAGCTTGGCGTCTCCGGAATATTTTTCCGTGAACTGGAAAATATCCTTGATCAGCCCGGCCTTTTCATTGATCACCGCCAGGGGGTTGTTGATTTCATGGGCCACGCCGGCGGCCAGCCGGCCGATGGAGGCCAGCTTGTTGGCATACTCCACCTGATGCAGGCTGCGGATGCGGCGTTGATCGGCGATGTAAATCCGGTTGACGAAGTAGGTGGCGAATCCGGTGACCGCGAACAGCACGATGACGATGCCGCCCAGCAGGTAAACCAGCATCTCGATGCGGGTCCGGTGCCACGATTCCATGAGTTCTCCGGTCTTGCTGACGATCATCAGGATAAAGGGACTGTCGGGAATATAGGCATAACCCAGGATATATTCGCCTTCAGCGGAACTGTGATATTGAACCACCTCGGTTTTGTCGGAATAAACGGGAATCGGGAATTCGATTTTTTCAAACATTTTTTCATGGCCCCGGGAGGGGGTCTGCAGAATTCCCTGGGTATTGACAATAAAAGCGTTGCCTTTTTCGCTCAGCTCAAAACCCGACAACTGCTCGTTCAGCCGGCCCGTGTCGATGGATATGCGCAGCACAAAAAATCCCTGATCCGAATTTCCGTGACGGACGGCGATCACGAAATGAGGCTCGTTACGGAACCCCATGAACACTTCGCTGATGAACATGCCCCGGTTTATGGCTTCCTGGAACCACTGCTGGTTGCTGTAATCCTTGCCTGCCAGGGGGTAAGGGCCGCTGTAGGCGACCTGGTTTCCCGAAGCGTCGATCACGCCGATATCCGTTACCCCGCCGATGGCCAGCCGCAGGTTGTCCAGCAGACGGGTCAGCCGGCCGGAGTCCAGCAGCCGTTCATAGGAATTGTCATTGGCGATAAAATCAAGAGCCGCTTTCCGTTTGGCCAGAAAGGCCGCGATGGTCCGCTTGGCATTGGAAACGGTGCGGGAGGTCCGGGCCAGGCTTTCCGATTCCACCGCCCGCTGGGTGACGTTGAAGTCGACCCAGGATACCAGCAGCAGGGGGATGATGGCGGACAGGCCGGTCAGCATGACCGCCGATTTCCAGAGACGGCCGTAGTTGAACATATAGCGGTCGTATCGTCCCGGGGAAGCGTCATCCTGGCGCCGGAAGACGGGAAAGAAAAGTTTGAAGGATCGTTTTATTTCCATGATGTTATCACGATTAGGGACGGTCGTTATCAGTCACGTTTTCCGCCGACTGATTTTTTCTGCCGGACCTTTTCGTTGGCTTTTTTCAGGGTTTCGCTGAGTTCATCGATATTGACCGGTTTATGCAGATAGGCAAAAGCCCCCAGTTCCATGCACACTTTTCTATCAGCTTCGGAGCCGTGTCCGGTAAGAATGATGACCTCGATGTCCGGCCGGGTGGCCTTGACACGGCGCAGAACCTCGATACCGTCGATGCCGGGCATTTTCAAATCCAGGATCATCACTTCGGGTTCCTCTTCGGCCACCATGCTCAGGGCCGATTCACCGTCGTAGGCCACGGCCGAACCCATGTCCCTCATGATCAGGCGTTCGGACAGGGTCTGGACGAATTCGCGTTCGTCATCGACCAGCAGCACTTTCGAGGGTATCTGGAAATCGTACTTGCGGTAGATATCGGTCTGGTAAAACGCTTCGCCGACCCTGGTCTCGACACTTTTGACACCGGGGATTTTTCCCGCCAGAGATTTCAGTTCCTCTTCCAGGCGGGAGAGCATCAGCACGTGTTTGTTGATGGTGATGATCACCTTTCCGTCCCGGGCCTGGGTGGAAACATTGTGGCCGGCCCTGGCCAGAACCTCTCCGGCCCTGGCCGCCAACTGAAAATCAGCCACCATCCGGCGGGAGCGGCTGGACGGCTGGACCACATCGGCGTTCATGTGCTGAACGATCAGGTCCACGGCCTCGTTCGGTTTAATCTTGTCCGTGGGCACGAGCATATCATAAAGTTCCGGTTTCCAGGGATCATCTTCCCCCTTGACGGTTTTAACCCAGACCGCCGCTTCCTCCATGTCCTTTCGAATCAGGGCCGCGGCCTCTTTTTCAGAGAGCACTTTTTGCTGACGAACCGTCTCGATCCGGTTTTTGACGTCGGCCACCAGGCACACCCGCAGCACGTGGCTGATATCGGCGGGAATCATCAGGCTGGAATATCCCGAAATAATTAAATTATCCGCGTCAAGAAGATCGGCCAGGGCCAGGCGCAGATAAGCAATGGCCCGTTCCTTTTCATGGGTAAACGGGTTGAAAACTGATGCCTTGGGCTGAAAAGCACTTTCGATTTTTTTCTCCGTCATACCTGACAGCCGGGCTGCTTCCGATACCAGGGCGGCGTCGGTAATCATCCTGTGGCCGGTTTTCCGACGGCAGTCCTCGATGACCGGTTCGGCGTTGCAGTACGTTCCGCTGAAAATCGCTAACGTAGACATGATATGTTTTCCTTTTTCCCACGTTTGGTTGTTATGAAATGCGGCATACCGTTATCAGCGGGCAGTTGGGCTCATCCGAATGCTGATGGGCGTCGGCGTGAATGGCGCAAACCGCTTTTTCCATGGTCGGATAGATGTTATCCTGACCGATTTTGGCCAGAAGATGAGTGCGCTCCAACACCTTCATCACCGATTCGTTGACCCCGCTAAAAGAAATTTTTACACCCGCGCTGCGGACATTGTCAACCAGCAGGGACAGGGTCTCTTCACCGGAGGCATCGATGTCGTTGATGGCGTTGGCGGCGATGATAATATGGCGCAGGTCCTTGTGATTGGTCATGCGGTCGCTGATCTTGTCTTCCAGATAGCTGGCGTTGGCGAAAAACAGCGGGCCGTCGAACCGCACCAGATCGATATACTTGCACTTCTGCAGGCCGTGGATCATGGCGGCCCGGAAAGCGTCGTCTTCCTTGCGGGAGAGCGACGCCACCGTGGGCCGCATGCTCTTGTAAAGGAAGACGCACAGGGACAGCACCACTCCCACCATGATGCCCTTGTCCAGGTGCGGGGCAAAGATCAGGGTACAGATAAAGGAAAGGATGGAGATGGCGCCGTCGTACCACTGGGCCTTCCAGGCGTGCACGAAACCGCTGACGTTGATCAGGCCGATGACCGCCATCATGATGACCGCGGCCAGCACGGCCTGGGGCAGGTGGTAGAGCAGGGGGGTGAAGAAAAAGAGCGTAACCACCACCGTCAGGGAGGTGACCGCGCTGGACAGGCCGGTCAGGGCCCCGGCCTGAAGGTTGACGGCGGAACGGGAAAAAGAGCCTGAAACGGCGTAGCTTTTCCCGACGGCGCCGATCATGTTGGCTAGTCCCTGGCCGATCAGTTCCTGGTTGGGGTCAAGCCGCTGACCGGTTTTGGCGGCCATGGCTTTGGCGATGGAGATGGCCTCCATGAAGCCCAGAAGGGAAATGATGGCCGCGTAAGGAAAGAGATGACTCATGATTTTCAGATCCACCCTGGGGATGGACATGGACGGCAGTCCCTTAGGCACCGTGCCCACCACCGCACCGCCGCCGATCATGGTGATTTTTTCCGGGTTCAGGGGCGCCTCACGCACCTTGATTCGCCAGACCCGGCCGTTCAGGTCTCGGGCGGCGGGGTCATCTTTCAGATAAAAGAAATTTTCATCCTTGTCGGCCAGGAAAAGAAAGGATCGCAGTTCCTCACGAAACAGGCCGGCTTCCTCATTGAGCGCGTCGATTTTATAGTTGATCACCCGCATGGCGTGTTCGGCTTCCATCAAGGCCAGAGCGTCATGACTGGTTTTCGCTTCATCCAGTGCCTTCATGATGCCGGTGCGTTCTTCCACCAGCGTTTTGACCTGTTCCATCCGACTGTTGTAGCCGGACGCTTTTTCGTGCACGTCGGCATTCTGGACAGCCGTAAGGGGGACCGGTTTATTGTATTCAAATCCCATCAGCCAGGCCATGACGGTAGTGACCGCCACCGCCACCAGCACATTGGGTATCCGGGGATTGATCCGCTTTAACACCACCATGATGGCAAAGGCCAGAATCCCCATGAAGAGCGTGGGCCAGTGCGTATAGTGGATGGCGGCCTCTACCGTGCGGACGACGGTTTCATAATGATGGACGGCGTTGTCCACATCGACGCCGAACATCTTGGAAAGCTGGGAAGTGGCGATAATGATGGCGGCGGCATTGGTAAAGCCGTTGACCACCGGGTGGGAAAGGAAGTTGACCACCAGCCCCAGCCGCAGCACGCCCAGGGAAAACTGAAAGAAGCCGA
Proteins encoded in this window:
- a CDS encoding response regulator — its product is MKLLLVDDEKDFVATLAERLALRHIEADWATSAREAEELIKTRRYDLVVLDVKMPHMGGRQLKQIIEKQLPGVKTIYLTGHGSEEDYRAGVAEAEYYLLKPISIDDLIAKINDALSR
- a CDS encoding cytidylate kinase-like family protein, which gives rise to MPVITISRGSYSRGKEVAEKVAARLGFECISRDILLEASEEFNIPEIRLVRALHDAPSVLDRFTHGKERYISYIRKALLKRVQKDNVVYHGLAGHYFLQHIPHVFKIRVISDMAERVKEEIKRENITGEKALYILKKDDDERRRWGLQLYGIDTWDSQLYDLVLHVKTITVDDAVDIICRMAQAPIFQATPESRRILDNLLLAAEIKAAVVELEPMLKVTAEDGVVHISGIDTVRKIKPQVLAEIKAVAAVREGVRKVILDGDLTDSEHHAVNPFHNL
- a CDS encoding histidine kinase dimerization/phospho-acceptor domain-containing protein, which encodes MGNRPIPEETGLTFYSKISASISHELKNALAVINESAGFLEDVTLMAKKGVPLDPGRLGSLAGTILKQVQRANTIIKNMNRLAHSLDEKQAAVDISSLLELMLRVSDRIAVNRGIEISSTTGEDPISINTCPFFLETLIWLLLDLSMDTCGTTKKINVSAKRSGAGAEIVFSGLMELAGSQADELLNGKTAPLLHALGAKLRAIEEEGRLIVSLPAGCPALP
- a CDS encoding response regulator, translated to MSTLAIFSGTYCNAEPVIEDCRRKTGHRMITDAALVSEAARLSGMTEKKIESAFQPKASVFNPFTHEKERAIAYLRLALADLLDADNLIISGYSSLMIPADISHVLRVCLVADVKNRIETVRQQKVLSEKEAAALIRKDMEEAAVWVKTVKGEDDPWKPELYDMLVPTDKIKPNEAVDLIVQHMNADVVQPSSRSRRMVADFQLAARAGEVLARAGHNVSTQARDGKVIITINKHVLMLSRLEEELKSLAGKIPGVKSVETRVGEAFYQTDIYRKYDFQIPSKVLLVDDEREFVQTLSERLIMRDMGSAVAYDGESALSMVAEEEPEVMILDLKMPGIDGIEVLRRVKATRPDIEVIILTGHGSEADRKVCMELGAFAYLHKPVNIDELSETLKKANEKVRQKKSVGGKRD
- a CDS encoding response regulator, whose translation is MTDKVLIVDDEKDFLDLISERLKTRDMNVSTVTNARDAISLIDKESYDAVVLDLQMPEMDGLEALKRIKEKNPDVQVILLTGHATVEKGVQAMKLGAMDLIEKPADLATIIDRIKRAKAEKIILVEKKSEQRIRDILTRKAW
- a CDS encoding prepilin-type N-terminal cleavage/methylation domain-containing protein; this translates as MSENHYPGTGRQGFTLIELMIVVAILGLLAIMAIPNYISYRNKAFCSHAEADASIIAGEIASYFAIPSHTTIDKSQIAPTPLTNATWDIISADPNLCITITVQDDSGRCSRSYQEKMAGWKDGVYTKTIRR
- a CDS encoding ATP-binding protein, producing MEIKRSFKLFFPVFRRQDDASPGRYDRYMFNYGRLWKSAVMLTGLSAIIPLLLVSWVDFNVTQRAVESESLARTSRTVSNAKRTIAAFLAKRKAALDFIANDNSYERLLDSGRLTRLLDNLRLAIGGVTDIGVIDASGNQVAYSGPYPLAGKDYSNQQWFQEAINRGMFISEVFMGFRNEPHFVIAVRHGNSDQGFFVLRISIDTGRLNEQLSGFELSEKGNAFIVNTQGILQTPSRGHEKMFEKIEFPIPVYSDKTEVVQYHSSAEGEYILGYAYIPDSPFILMIVSKTGELMESWHRTRIEMLVYLLGGIVIVLFAVTGFATYFVNRIYIADQRRIRSLHQVEYANKLASIGRLAAGVAHEINNPLAVINEKAGLIKDIFQFTEKYSGDAKLIGLVDSIHDSVTRCGKITKQLLSFARHMDTSVQPVDIKAVISDVLGFLGKEAEYRNITISVDVPPDIPRFESDRGKLQQILLNLINNSFAALSEGGTLYISAKRIADQMLRLQVKDTGCGIPDKDIKRIFEPFFSTKAQSGGTGLGLSITYSLTQELGGSIDVESRVGVGTTFTITLPLTPRPETKENNDETAPG
- a CDS encoding SulP family inorganic anion transporter, which encodes MINKIFPFMAWLRGYNLDKFKADGIAGLTVALVLIPQSMAYAQLAGMPSYYGLYASFLPPMIAALFGSSRQLATGPVAVVSLMTSASLAPLATAGSEGYITYAIMLSLMVGFFQFSLGVLRLGLVVNFLSHPVVNGFTNAAAIIIATSQLSKMFGVDVDNAVHHYETVVRTVEAAIHYTHWPTLFMGILAFAIMVVLKRINPRIPNVLVAVAVTTVMAWLMGFEYNKPVPLTAVQNADVHEKASGYNSRMEQVKTLVEERTGIMKALDEAKTSHDALALMEAEHAMRVINYKIDALNEEAGLFREELRSFLFLADKDENFFYLKDDPAARDLNGRVWRIKVREAPLNPEKITMIGGGAVVGTVPKGLPSMSIPRVDLKIMSHLFPYAAIISLLGFMEAISIAKAMAAKTGQRLDPNQELIGQGLANMIGAVGKSYAVSGSFSRSAVNLQAGALTGLSSAVTSLTVVVTLFFFTPLLYHLPQAVLAAVIMMAVIGLINVSGFVHAWKAQWYDGAISILSFICTLIFAPHLDKGIMVGVVLSLCVFLYKSMRPTVASLSRKEDDAFRAAMIHGLQKCKYIDLVRFDGPLFFANASYLEDKISDRMTNHKDLRHIIIAANAINDIDASGEETLSLLVDNVRSAGVKISFSGVNESVMKVLERTHLLAKIGQDNIYPTMEKAVCAIHADAHQHSDEPNCPLITVCRIS